The following are from one region of the Pseudohongiella spirulinae genome:
- a CDS encoding PQQ-binding-like beta-propeller repeat protein, with protein MNSLQFWLGLGFCSAISIASAQNDNRAQNHPGEEIYQSYCAGCHEGGDPRAAAFDSIQTMTSAALHYTLTSGAMAIQGQQLTESQRDILVDYLAANAPSTGWLTANACGNDRLSIDLSDISLSAAGGDARFSRQLTSEQSGLSRADMTELELAWSLGIPGVGGLRSSPVITSDTLFYPAAASGMLLALDTETGCVKWAYDAQTALRGSATLSGELPDGQRLLYVSDERARLHAVDPLNGERVWLIDGTIDQGVHSRLTGAPVYFEQRLFVPVSASGVQRGGEPTHECCDGRGGVLALDAVTGERLWTYVTMPPAQYTGELNSIGVPLRGPSGAPIWSSPGLDEKRRLLYVTTGENTSLPATETSNAIIALDIDTGEQRWLFQAVANDVWNMACTGRNPGPNCPSPEDSIIKDWDFGGAAVLVTLPDGSDRLVAGQKSGHLWALNPDNGELLWEQRVGDGGALGGNHWGVAVDGLRVLMPVNDPAGGRESDSIRAGVYAFDIATGQPAWEFRSQPDCADGRDLRVAGCDARYGFSAMPLVVDGALIAGNIDGRLFVFDTESGEILYQYDTAIEFSTSNGVDARGGSIDAHSISAGAGMVFVGSGYDRFRQQAGNVLLAFRPAD; from the coding sequence ATGAATTCATTACAATTCTGGCTTGGCCTTGGCTTTTGCAGTGCGATCTCAATAGCCTCGGCGCAGAACGATAACCGGGCGCAGAATCACCCGGGCGAAGAGATCTATCAGTCTTATTGTGCGGGATGTCATGAAGGTGGGGATCCTCGTGCTGCGGCTTTCGACAGTATTCAGACAATGACATCAGCCGCGCTGCATTACACGCTTACTTCCGGTGCAATGGCTATTCAGGGGCAGCAGCTGACCGAGTCGCAGCGCGACATACTGGTTGATTATCTGGCGGCTAATGCACCGTCCACCGGTTGGCTGACGGCTAACGCCTGTGGCAACGACAGATTGAGTATAGATCTGTCAGATATTTCTCTGTCGGCCGCCGGTGGGGATGCCAGATTCTCCCGACAGTTGACGTCCGAGCAGAGTGGCTTGAGCAGGGCGGATATGACTGAGCTTGAACTGGCCTGGTCTTTAGGCATTCCCGGCGTTGGTGGTCTGCGCTCTTCTCCGGTCATTACAAGCGATACCCTGTTTTATCCGGCAGCGGCATCAGGCATGTTGCTGGCATTGGATACAGAAACAGGCTGCGTTAAATGGGCGTATGATGCGCAAACGGCTTTGCGAGGTTCTGCCACGCTGAGTGGTGAGCTGCCTGACGGGCAACGTTTGTTGTATGTTTCCGATGAGCGTGCGCGACTGCACGCCGTTGACCCGCTTAATGGCGAACGCGTCTGGCTTATTGACGGCACGATTGATCAGGGGGTTCATTCACGCCTGACGGGTGCTCCGGTTTATTTTGAACAACGCCTGTTTGTGCCGGTATCAGCCTCTGGCGTTCAGCGCGGCGGTGAGCCGACTCATGAATGTTGTGACGGACGCGGTGGTGTGCTGGCATTGGATGCAGTAACTGGTGAGCGACTTTGGACTTACGTTACCATGCCCCCGGCGCAATATACCGGTGAACTTAATTCGATTGGTGTTCCGCTGCGCGGGCCTTCCGGTGCCCCCATCTGGTCCAGTCCTGGCCTGGACGAAAAACGGCGCCTTTTGTACGTCACGACTGGAGAAAATACCTCGTTGCCAGCTACCGAGACCAGTAATGCCATCATTGCGCTGGATATTGATACGGGTGAGCAGCGCTGGTTGTTTCAGGCGGTAGCCAACGACGTCTGGAATATGGCCTGCACCGGTCGAAATCCAGGCCCTAACTGTCCTTCGCCTGAAGACAGTATTATCAAAGACTGGGATTTTGGCGGCGCTGCGGTGCTTGTGACCCTGCCGGATGGCAGCGATCGTCTGGTGGCCGGTCAGAAGTCCGGACATTTGTGGGCACTGAATCCGGATAACGGTGAACTGCTCTGGGAACAGCGAGTCGGTGATGGCGGTGCGCTGGGTGGTAATCACTGGGGCGTGGCCGTGGATGGCTTGCGGGTTCTGATGCCGGTGAATGATCCTGCCGGCGGACGCGAGTCCGACAGCATCCGGGCGGGCGTTTATGCTTTTGATATCGCTACCGGGCAGCCTGCCTGGGAATTCAGATCACAGCCCGATTGTGCTGATGGCCGGGACCTGCGAGTAGCCGGATGTGATGCTCGCTATGGTTTTTCGGCAATGCCGCTGGTCGTTGACGGGGCATTGATAGCTGGCAATATTGACGGTCGTCTGTTTGTTTTTGATACTGAGTCCGGCGAGATCCTGTATCAGTATGATACGGCGATCGAATTTTCCACCTCAAATGGAGTCGATGCCCGGGGCGGCTCTATTGATGCTCATTCCATATCGGCTGGTGCCGGCATGGTGTTTGTCGGATCCGGTTATGACCGATTCCGCCAGCAGGCAGGCAATGTGCTGCTGGCGTTTCGGCCGGCTGATTAA
- a CDS encoding OmpP1/FadL family transporter, producing MNRSIRTPALALSLAGVALAAPASATNGYFSHGFGVRSQAVAGVAYALHQDALATASNPSGLSGLGNRLDVGASLFRPGRGAEITGNMAGANGQYSADGTENFLIPEFAYSRILSDELTFGLAIYGNGGMNTDYDINPLAAFGSTGSAGVNLEQLFVTPALAWQASDKHAMGIGVTLAYQRFEMKGVSAFDNPMFSFVPGSVSDNGTSDSKGAGLKLGWTGQISENLTLGASWSSRIEMDRFKRYSGLFAERGGFDIPATYGVGAAWKPADQWTLALDWQAIEYSRVKSVGNPLSNLLQGNPLGSRNGGGFGWQDIEVIKLGVLHHYSDKLQLRAGISRAEQPIPASETFFNILAPGTVRDHLSVGASWQAGRGEWSVSYTHARKESVNGQGSIPMNFGGGEANIHLKEDILTIGYSIRL from the coding sequence GTGAACCGATCAATCCGCACCCCCGCGCTTGCATTGTCTCTGGCTGGTGTTGCTCTGGCGGCACCCGCCTCGGCTACCAATGGCTACTTTTCACATGGATTCGGCGTTCGCAGCCAGGCCGTAGCGGGTGTCGCCTACGCCCTGCACCAGGATGCACTGGCCACTGCCAGCAACCCCTCTGGTCTGTCGGGGCTGGGCAACCGCCTCGATGTCGGCGCGAGCCTGTTCCGCCCCGGTCGCGGGGCTGAAATCACCGGCAATATGGCCGGCGCGAACGGTCAATATTCAGCCGATGGTACCGAAAACTTTCTGATACCCGAGTTTGCTTATAGTCGTATCCTGAGCGACGAATTGACCTTTGGATTGGCGATTTACGGCAACGGTGGAATGAACACCGATTATGATATAAACCCACTGGCCGCTTTCGGTTCTACAGGGTCTGCCGGTGTGAATCTGGAACAGCTTTTTGTGACACCAGCGCTGGCCTGGCAGGCCAGCGACAAGCACGCCATGGGCATTGGTGTAACACTGGCCTATCAGCGTTTCGAAATGAAGGGAGTGTCTGCTTTTGATAATCCCATGTTCAGCTTTGTTCCGGGCAGCGTGAGCGATAACGGCACATCAGACAGCAAAGGCGCTGGTCTCAAACTGGGCTGGACCGGACAGATCAGCGAAAATTTGACACTGGGTGCCAGTTGGTCCTCACGAATAGAGATGGACCGCTTTAAGCGCTACAGTGGCCTGTTCGCCGAACGCGGCGGATTCGATATTCCGGCGACCTATGGCGTTGGGGCCGCCTGGAAACCAGCAGATCAGTGGACTCTGGCGCTGGACTGGCAAGCCATCGAGTACAGCAGGGTCAAGTCTGTTGGCAACCCCTTGAGTAACCTTTTGCAGGGCAATCCACTTGGCAGTCGCAACGGTGGTGGCTTCGGCTGGCAGGACATTGAAGTCATCAAATTGGGCGTCTTGCATCATTACAGCGACAAACTGCAGCTAAGAGCCGGCATCAGCCGCGCTGAGCAACCGATACCGGCTTCTGAGACCTTCTTCAACATCCTGGCACCGGGCACCGTGCGAGACCATCTTAGTGTTGGCGCAAGCTGGCAGGCAGGCCGCGGCGAGTGGAGCGTCAGCTACACTCACGCGCGCAAGGAAAGTGTGAACGGCCAGGGATCTATCCCCATGAATTTCGGCGGGGGCGAGGCCAATATTCATCTGAAGGAAGACATACTGACCATCGGCTACTCCATACGCCTTTAA
- a CDS encoding aminotransferase class V-fold PLP-dependent enzyme encodes MSQLIEKIRHAVIGQRRAVETPFGIKPLIYADYTASGRSLEFVEDVIHKQVMPVYANTHTETTYTGAQTTAWRESARKMIRSAVNGTDEDKVIFVGSGATAAINRFIDVLNLRGQQKVGKTGGRKVVLVGPYEHHSNELPWRESAAEVLVIPLDSQGRLSLQALQQTLQSVQEAEIIIGSFSAASNVTGIKTDVDAVTRLLKSFGALVCWDYAAAGPYTAIDMTDKDAVFLSPHKFVGGPGTPGVLVAKSKWFRNAVPVVPGGGTVSFVTPEKHVYISDIERREEAGTPAIIESIRAGLVVSLQKQVGIDVIESRERDMARYVMQRLQSIPDVQVLGSADAERLPIFSLRFWHNGRELHYGFIVSLLNDLFGIQVRGGCSCAGPYAHHLLGLSVQQSEAIESAVSQGASIMRPGWVRLNFNYFIDDEEREFLISAIELVARYGWKLLPSYCYDTGSGVWRFAGQSNDKGDPVAEIDWLNMQPGSIASLGPESLAQTLSEAERHLAISPAADNRSAFSMSSVFPEHESLRWFVSPDEVVCNDL; translated from the coding sequence ATGAGTCAGCTTATTGAAAAAATCAGACACGCTGTTATTGGTCAGCGGCGGGCAGTGGAGACCCCTTTTGGTATCAAACCACTGATCTACGCCGACTATACGGCATCGGGCCGCAGCCTTGAGTTTGTCGAAGATGTGATTCACAAGCAGGTCATGCCGGTGTATGCCAATACCCATACGGAAACTACTTATACGGGCGCACAAACGACGGCATGGAGGGAGTCGGCAAGGAAGATGATCCGCTCGGCGGTCAACGGTACCGATGAGGATAAAGTTATATTTGTCGGTTCTGGTGCGACTGCGGCTATCAATCGATTCATCGATGTCCTGAATCTGCGAGGTCAGCAGAAGGTTGGCAAAACAGGCGGGCGCAAAGTGGTATTGGTGGGTCCCTATGAACATCATTCAAATGAGCTGCCCTGGCGTGAAAGCGCTGCTGAGGTTTTAGTGATTCCACTGGATTCGCAGGGCAGGCTGAGCTTGCAGGCATTGCAGCAAACGCTGCAGTCTGTGCAGGAGGCAGAGATAATTATTGGCAGTTTCTCTGCAGCTTCCAACGTAACCGGCATTAAAACCGATGTAGATGCCGTGACCCGACTCCTCAAATCGTTCGGTGCACTTGTCTGCTGGGATTACGCAGCAGCAGGCCCCTATACAGCGATTGATATGACTGACAAAGACGCTGTGTTTCTTTCGCCACACAAATTTGTTGGCGGCCCGGGCACCCCGGGCGTACTGGTTGCCAAGTCAAAATGGTTTCGCAATGCGGTTCCTGTAGTACCGGGGGGTGGCACTGTTTCCTTTGTCACACCAGAAAAACATGTTTATATCAGTGATATTGAGCGTCGCGAAGAGGCCGGTACCCCGGCAATTATCGAATCGATACGGGCGGGTCTGGTGGTGTCGTTGCAGAAGCAGGTTGGTATTGATGTCATTGAATCACGTGAACGTGACATGGCCCGTTATGTGATGCAGAGACTACAATCGATTCCAGATGTTCAGGTGCTGGGCAGTGCTGATGCTGAGCGTCTGCCGATTTTTTCCTTACGTTTCTGGCATAATGGCAGGGAACTGCACTATGGGTTTATCGTATCTTTACTGAACGACCTGTTTGGTATCCAGGTGCGTGGCGGGTGCTCATGCGCGGGCCCTTATGCCCATCACCTGCTTGGGTTGTCTGTACAGCAGAGTGAAGCTATTGAAAGCGCCGTCAGCCAGGGGGCCAGCATTATGCGCCCTGGCTGGGTACGTTTGAATTTCAATTATTTCATCGACGATGAAGAGCGTGAATTTCTGATTTCAGCCATTGAATTGGTTGCCCGGTACGGATGGAAGCTGCTGCCTTCGTATTGTTACGACACAGGTAGCGGAGTCTGGCGATTTGCCGGTCAGAGTAATGACAAGGGGGATCCCGTTGCAGAGATTGACTGGCTGAATATGCAGCCCGGGTCGATAGCAAGTCTGGGCCCGGAATCCTTGGCACAAACCCTGAGCGAGGCGGAAAGGCATTTGGCCATCTCGCCTGCCGCGGACAACCGTTCCGCGTTTTCAATGTCTTCAGTATTCCCTGAGCATGAATCGTTGCGCTGGTTCGTTAGTCCTGATGAGGTAGTTTGCAACGATTTGTAG
- a CDS encoding Lrp/AsnC family transcriptional regulator, with translation MDTADKNLLRLMQADASLSVAQLADKTAMSKSACWRRIQKLETDGIIRQRVTLLNADRVGLGLTVFISIRTNQHNSDWAQRFNDVVQGIEGVLEVYRLGGQIDYLIKAVVADMAGYDRLYQRLIEADLFDVTASFVMEEIKSTTVLPIR, from the coding sequence ATGGATACAGCTGACAAAAACCTTTTACGCCTGATGCAGGCGGACGCCTCGCTTTCGGTGGCTCAACTGGCCGACAAAACAGCCATGTCAAAATCGGCCTGCTGGCGGCGCATACAGAAACTGGAAACCGACGGTATCATCCGTCAACGGGTTACTCTGCTCAACGCTGACAGGGTGGGCCTGGGATTGACGGTGTTTATAAGTATCAGGACCAACCAGCACAACTCGGACTGGGCACAGCGTTTTAATGACGTTGTTCAGGGCATCGAAGGTGTGCTGGAAGTTTACCGGCTTGGCGGACAGATCGATTATCTGATCAAGGCTGTGGTTGCCGATATGGCGGGATACGACCGCCTCTACCAGAGACTGATAGAGGCGGATCTGTTTGATGTGACGGCCAGCTTTGTCATGGAGGAAATTAAATCCACCACGGTACTGCCGATTCGGTAA
- a CDS encoding crotonase/enoyl-CoA hydratase family protein produces MTIPGVTENRVTLSIQDGIADVRLNRPDKRNALDPALFASLVAVGIYLKTQTHVRAVVLSGNGASFCAGLDFASFHRMAEGGGASDIGALTDGGLTHLAQQICWVWQELEVPVIAALQGHALGGGIQLALGADIRYAHPDTQMSVREIHWGITPDMTGTLTLAQLVRPDIAKELVFTGRIFDAREAAQLGLVTHLTEQPWQDAMSLASTIAGRNPHAVRGAKHLFNRQFIPQVAGQFQAERDVIFSLIGSPNQQEAVKANFEKREPRFDDPVIHK; encoded by the coding sequence ATGACAATACCCGGAGTTACCGAAAATCGAGTCACCCTATCCATTCAGGATGGCATTGCCGATGTCCGTCTTAACCGTCCAGACAAACGCAATGCACTGGATCCGGCTTTGTTCGCCTCACTGGTCGCCGTCGGTATCTACCTGAAAACTCAAACTCATGTGAGGGCGGTCGTATTGTCCGGAAATGGTGCATCCTTTTGCGCAGGTCTGGATTTTGCGTCCTTTCATCGTATGGCGGAGGGCGGCGGCGCATCAGACATCGGTGCCTTGACTGACGGTGGTCTGACACACCTGGCGCAGCAGATCTGCTGGGTTTGGCAAGAGCTGGAAGTACCGGTTATTGCAGCATTGCAGGGACACGCACTGGGCGGGGGCATACAACTGGCACTGGGCGCTGATATTCGTTATGCCCATCCGGATACACAAATGTCAGTGCGTGAAATTCATTGGGGAATAACGCCGGATATGACCGGGACCCTGACGCTAGCCCAGCTTGTACGGCCTGATATTGCCAAAGAGCTGGTGTTTACCGGCCGAATTTTTGACGCCAGGGAAGCGGCGCAACTGGGGCTTGTTACACATCTGACTGAGCAACCCTGGCAGGATGCCATGTCACTGGCAAGCACTATCGCAGGTCGCAATCCGCATGCGGTTCGTGGTGCCAAACATCTGTTTAATCGCCAGTTCATACCCCAGGTTGCCGGGCAGTTTCAGGCCGAAAGAGACGTTATCTTCTCTTTGATTGGTTCACCCAACCAGCAGGAAGCAGTCAAAGCCAACTTTGAGAAACGAGAGCCACGTTTTGATGACCCCGTTATTCACAAATGA
- the purT gene encoding formate-dependent phosphoribosylglycinamide formyltransferase — MTRIGTPLASDATRIMLLGSGELGREVVIELMRLGCEVIAVDRYAHAPAMQVAHRSHVINMLDGAAVRALVEQERPHLIVPEIEAIATDELVRLENEGWHVIPTARAAQLTMNREGIRRLAAEELGLSTSPYRFAASHDEYLAAIGQVGLPCVVKPIMSSSGKGQSTVKTPEDVERAWQYAQSGGRAGQGKVIVEGFVDFDYEITLLTVRHRDGTAFCEPIGHRQERGDYRESWQPQAMSDPALQEAKRIASAVTSALGGYGLFGVELFVKGDQVFFSEVSPRPHDTGLVTLISQNLSEFALHARAILGLPVPLIRQYGPSASAVLLVAGQSSNPRYGRLDEALAQPDTDLRLFSKPQVQGERRMGVALARDENIEQAIKKALTVVKTITVDL; from the coding sequence ATGACCCGGATTGGTACGCCGCTGGCTTCTGATGCAACACGAATTATGCTGCTTGGCAGTGGTGAGCTGGGAAGAGAGGTGGTCATAGAGCTTATGCGACTGGGCTGTGAAGTCATCGCGGTGGATCGCTATGCCCATGCGCCCGCGATGCAGGTGGCTCATCGCAGTCATGTTATCAATATGCTGGATGGGGCGGCTGTTCGTGCTCTGGTCGAACAGGAAAGACCTCATCTGATCGTGCCCGAGATTGAAGCCATTGCTACCGATGAGCTGGTCAGGCTGGAAAACGAAGGCTGGCATGTGATTCCCACGGCGAGAGCGGCCCAATTGACCATGAACCGGGAAGGCATTCGTCGCCTGGCTGCTGAAGAACTGGGTTTATCGACATCGCCTTATCGTTTCGCGGCATCGCATGACGAATACCTGGCCGCGATCGGGCAGGTGGGACTGCCTTGCGTGGTTAAACCGATCATGTCCTCGTCCGGCAAGGGGCAGAGTACGGTCAAAACGCCTGAGGATGTGGAGCGTGCCTGGCAGTATGCGCAGTCAGGCGGTCGGGCAGGACAGGGAAAGGTTATTGTTGAAGGTTTTGTCGATTTTGATTATGAGATTACCCTGTTAACGGTGCGGCACCGTGATGGCACGGCATTTTGCGAGCCCATCGGACATCGTCAGGAGCGGGGTGACTACCGTGAGTCCTGGCAGCCTCAGGCCATGAGTGATCCCGCTCTGCAAGAGGCAAAGCGGATTGCCAGCGCGGTTACTTCGGCGCTCGGGGGGTACGGTCTGTTTGGCGTTGAGCTGTTTGTGAAAGGTGACCAGGTATTCTTTAGTGAAGTCTCACCGCGTCCCCATGATACAGGTCTGGTTACCCTGATTTCACAGAACCTGTCTGAATTCGCACTGCATGCCCGGGCGATCCTTGGCTTGCCTGTACCTTTGATCAGGCAATACGGTCCGTCAGCTTCCGCTGTGCTATTGGTCGCCGGGCAGTCCTCCAATCCACGATATGGACGGCTGGACGAGGCTCTGGCGCAGCCTGATACAGACCTGCGTCTGTTTTCCAAACCGCAGGTGCAGGGCGAACGTCGTATGGGCGTGGCCCTGGCACGGGATGAAAACATTGAGCAAGCCATTAAAAAGGCATTGACGGTGGTGAAGACTATTACTGTAGATCTGTGA
- a CDS encoding DUF5916 domain-containing protein gives MPQFKFACRAAALGCLLLCSSAYTQESVPQLTRLDESLVNIELDGRLDESVWQQVPVIDGMRVVTPDTLADSSLRTETRIFYTERGIYVGVMNHQPADSLVARMTPRDTRLERDGFVISLDASGEGLYGYMMRVNLGDSKTDGTILAERQFNMQWDGPWDAATSVVDGGWVAEFYIPWSMMALPQVNDGPRRIGIYTERQVGHLNETWAYPALPDTVNEFLSAFQKFELQDIEPRTQITWYPYASATYDGVRNEQEVRAGVEVFWRPSSNTQLSLSLNPDFGNVESDDVDVNLTAYETFFPEKRAFFLEGQDVFVTSPRNQSARGPGGPTSMLNTRRIGGAARFDVPAGVRVADTDLSAPSDLLGAVKFTGQSGSWRYGTLVAMEDDMEVLGTTSTGQRIGLQSEGRDFTVGRLLYEDTVGGGRRSIGWMGTNVSHSDVDATVNGVDMHYFSADSRWVIDGWVMQSDVNGATGNGATLDLAYRPARGVQHRIAAGYHDEDLNLNTLGFLTRNDLMHFDYNYNLNQSDIEGLRSRNISIFVFNHWNGNNDWVRQGIFGSLNMTFLNNQSLNSSLRYYHRRVEDRLGRGSGDYYVPGRWQFVSNWESDPSQKIRYSLGVDANTEDLGEKNLTTTAGVSYRPVDNFSLSVDLSYTDREGLLVYRGNGRYTSYEATQWAPRFTLDYFISAKQQLRFGMQWTGLKAFENRFLQVNPDRIEPLRQVPKPNTVSDNFTISRMVFQARYRWEIAPLSDLFVVYTRGGNTPGSLFDDYTGLLRESWSEPVVDTFVVKLRYRLGS, from the coding sequence ATGCCACAATTCAAGTTTGCGTGCCGTGCGGCAGCATTGGGCTGTCTGCTTTTGTGCAGTTCTGCCTATACCCAGGAATCCGTCCCTCAACTGACCCGATTGGATGAGTCGCTTGTAAATATTGAGCTGGATGGCCGCCTTGATGAGTCCGTCTGGCAGCAAGTGCCAGTTATTGACGGTATGCGAGTGGTGACACCGGATACGCTGGCAGACAGCTCCCTTCGAACTGAAACCCGCATATTTTATACCGAGCGCGGCATTTATGTTGGTGTGATGAATCATCAGCCGGCTGACAGTCTGGTGGCGCGAATGACTCCCCGTGATACCCGCCTGGAGAGAGATGGTTTTGTGATCAGTCTGGATGCCTCCGGAGAAGGTCTGTACGGCTATATGATGCGAGTAAACCTGGGGGATTCCAAAACCGACGGTACGATACTCGCAGAACGCCAGTTCAATATGCAGTGGGATGGACCGTGGGATGCGGCAACCAGCGTGGTAGATGGCGGCTGGGTGGCTGAATTCTATATTCCCTGGTCAATGATGGCGCTGCCACAAGTGAATGATGGTCCTCGTCGCATCGGTATCTACACAGAGCGCCAGGTGGGTCACTTGAACGAAACCTGGGCGTATCCGGCCTTGCCTGATACGGTGAATGAATTTCTTTCTGCATTCCAGAAGTTCGAATTGCAGGATATTGAACCGCGTACCCAGATTACCTGGTACCCCTATGCTTCTGCCACGTATGATGGTGTGCGAAATGAGCAAGAAGTTCGGGCTGGCGTTGAAGTGTTTTGGCGTCCGAGCTCCAATACGCAACTGTCGCTGAGTCTGAATCCTGATTTTGGTAACGTGGAATCCGATGACGTTGATGTGAATCTGACAGCCTACGAAACCTTTTTCCCTGAGAAACGAGCATTTTTCCTGGAAGGGCAGGATGTTTTTGTTACGTCTCCGCGCAACCAAAGCGCACGCGGGCCTGGTGGTCCGACATCCATGCTGAATACCCGCCGTATTGGCGGTGCGGCCCGATTTGATGTGCCTGCCGGTGTGCGGGTGGCGGATACTGACCTCAGTGCCCCTTCTGATCTGCTGGGTGCCGTGAAGTTCACCGGACAGTCAGGAAGTTGGCGTTACGGGACTCTGGTAGCCATGGAAGATGATATGGAGGTGTTGGGCACAACAAGCACTGGGCAGCGAATCGGATTGCAGTCTGAAGGTCGGGATTTCACAGTTGGGCGTCTGTTGTATGAGGACACTGTTGGCGGTGGGCGGCGTTCAATCGGCTGGATGGGGACCAACGTATCTCACAGCGATGTGGATGCCACAGTCAACGGCGTCGATATGCATTATTTTTCGGCAGATTCACGCTGGGTGATTGACGGGTGGGTAATGCAGAGCGACGTTAATGGCGCCACGGGTAACGGTGCAACACTTGATCTGGCCTATAGACCTGCAAGAGGTGTTCAGCATCGTATAGCGGCAGGCTACCACGATGAAGACCTGAACCTGAATACCCTGGGGTTTCTGACCCGCAATGATCTGATGCATTTTGATTACAACTACAATCTCAATCAGTCTGATATTGAGGGTCTGCGTTCACGCAATATCAGTATTTTTGTTTTTAATCACTGGAACGGCAACAATGACTGGGTCAGGCAGGGCATATTCGGCTCCCTGAATATGACTTTCCTCAATAATCAATCACTTAATTCCAGTCTGCGCTATTATCATCGGCGGGTTGAAGATCGCCTGGGGCGCGGCAGTGGTGATTATTATGTGCCGGGTCGCTGGCAGTTTGTCAGTAACTGGGAGTCCGATCCGTCGCAGAAAATCCGCTACAGCCTTGGTGTAGATGCCAACACTGAAGACCTGGGCGAGAAGAATCTGACAACCACAGCCGGTGTCAGTTATCGGCCCGTTGACAATTTTTCGTTGAGCGTAGACCTTTCCTATACCGACCGCGAAGGCTTGTTGGTATATCGGGGTAACGGTCGCTATACCAGCTACGAAGCTACTCAATGGGCACCCAGATTTACGCTGGACTATTTCATTTCGGCCAAGCAACAATTGCGTTTCGGTATGCAGTGGACTGGCCTGAAGGCGTTTGAGAATCGTTTCCTGCAGGTCAACCCTGATCGTATCGAGCCACTGAGGCAGGTGCCCAAACCCAATACAGTCAGTGATAATTTCACTATCAGCCGGATGGTGTTTCAGGCACGATACCGTTGGGAAATTGCACCGCTGTCGGATCTGTTTGTCGTTTATACACGGGGAGGCAATACACCAGGTTCCTTGTTTGACGACTACACCGGACTGCTGCGAGAGTCCTGGTCGGAGCCGGTTGTAGACACGTTTGTGGTGAAACTGCGCTATCGTCTGGGGAGCTGA